DNA from Thermoanaerobaculia bacterium:
AGGAACTGCGTCAGCACGCGCGACGACCCCTCCTTCGGCGAGTCCACGTTGTCGAGGTTCGGCCCGAACCAGTTGAACGGGCGGAAGAGCGTGAATCGCAGGCCCTCCGACTGGCCGTAGGCCCAGATCACCCGGTCGAGGAGCTGCTTGCTGCACGAATAGATCCAGCGCTGCTTCGAGATCGGCCCGTACACGAAGTTCGAGCTCTCCTCGTCGAACTCGGGATCGGGACACATCCCGTACACCTCCGACGTCGACGGGAAGATCACCCGCTTCTTGTAGCGCACGGACTGCTTGATGACGCGGAGGTTCTCCTCGAAGTCGAGCTCGAAGACGGCGATCGGCTGGCGCACGTAGGTCGCCGGCGTCGCGATCGCGACGAGCGGGAGCACCACGTCGCATTTCTTGACGTGGTACTCGATCCACTCCTTGTTGATCGCGATGTCGCCCTCGAGGAACTGGAATCGGCGGTCGGCGAGGAACGGCTCGATCTTGTCGCTCGCCATGTCGAGACCGTACACGTGCCAGTCCGTCGACGTGAGGATTCGTTCGGTGAGCGCGTTGCCGATGAAACCGTTGACGCCGAGGATCAGGACCTTCATCGATTC
Protein-coding regions in this window:
- a CDS encoding bifunctional UDP-4-keto-pentose/UDP-xylose synthase; this translates as MKVLILGVNGFIGNALTERILTSTDWHVYGLDMASDKIEPFLADRRFQFLEGDIAINKEWIEYHVKKCDVVLPLVAIATPATYVRQPIAVFELDFEENLRVIKQSVRYKKRVIFPSTSEVYGMCPDPEFDEESSNFVYGPISKQRWIYSCSKQLLDRVIWAYGQSEGLRFTLFRPFNWFGPNLDNVDSPKEGSSRVLTQFLHNILYGEPIKLVDGGWQRRSFTYISDGIDGLMRIIAHEDQANGGIFNFGNPESDLSIRELAEKLKAAVAKYPGYEEIGRRAEIVDVSAADYYGPGYQDIATRVPSIRRAREILGWEPRIDFDTALQMTLDFYLTGRKPPVP